The Chitinophaga sp. H8 genome contains a region encoding:
- a CDS encoding LutC/YkgG family protein, translating into MSSREQILAAVKANQPAATALPSLAGFDMTTPGELSAFRKVVEGLGAILFEIPDYTAIAPLLREHYPHIERVIAVDPAYYPVNDQEEWQTTDAHALENVDMAIIPGQWGVAENGAIWMEEQDMKVRVLPFICQHLAIVLSKHNLVATMHQVYEKIGGPNTGFGVFIAGPSKTADIEQSLVLGAHGAKSLAIFVVG; encoded by the coding sequence ATGAGCAGCAGGGAACAAATACTGGCCGCAGTAAAAGCAAATCAACCAGCAGCAACAGCATTACCATCACTGGCAGGTTTTGACATGACTACACCAGGTGAGCTGTCCGCTTTCCGGAAAGTGGTGGAAGGCTTGGGAGCTATCTTGTTTGAAATACCTGACTATACTGCTATAGCGCCTTTGCTCAGGGAGCATTACCCACATATTGAGCGGGTGATAGCAGTAGACCCTGCTTATTATCCGGTGAATGATCAGGAGGAGTGGCAAACTACGGATGCACATGCGCTGGAAAATGTAGATATGGCCATTATTCCCGGGCAATGGGGAGTGGCTGAAAATGGAGCAATATGGATGGAAGAACAGGACATGAAAGTGAGAGTACTCCCTTTTATCTGTCAGCACCTGGCCATTGTATTATCCAAACATAATCTGGTGGCCACCATGCACCAGGTATATGAAAAAATAGGTGGCCCCAATACCGGTTTTGGTGTGTTTATAGCCGGCCCTTCCAAAACAGCGGATATAGAGCAATCACTGGTACTGGGCGCACATGGCGCCAAGAGCCTTGCTATATTTGTGGTAGGATAG
- a CDS encoding GntR family transcriptional regulator produces the protein MKLLDIDNNSKMPVYLQIAASIMAAVRDGHLVRDQQIPSINEMSEEYLLSRGTVEKAYKELRDKKVIISVKGKGYFINRTDINIPLRVLLLFNKISNYKKQVYNAFVKTLGDNVFIDLHIHHCNVQLFESLINNHLGDYDYYVIMPHFYDQKEKAVEIIKQIPPAQLILLDKDIPEINRPHAAIYQNFEKDIYEALYEALPSLKKYTSLVYVNPGIVPYPPEIMKGFRYFCRTQDFDFSIIEGIESNTPVKAGEAYIVIEETDLVNLVKNCRNKGLVIGKDVGIVSYNETLLKEILLDGITVISTDHEQMGITAARMIQEKRRELVKNPFKLILRNSL, from the coding sequence ATGAAATTATTGGATATTGACAATAACAGTAAGATGCCGGTATACCTGCAAATTGCAGCCTCTATTATGGCAGCAGTACGGGACGGCCATCTGGTGCGGGACCAGCAAATTCCTTCTATTAATGAAATGAGTGAAGAATACCTCCTTTCCAGAGGTACGGTAGAAAAAGCCTACAAAGAGCTCAGAGACAAAAAAGTAATTATTTCTGTTAAGGGTAAAGGGTATTTTATTAATCGTACAGATATTAATATCCCCCTAAGAGTATTGCTGCTTTTCAATAAGATCAGTAATTATAAAAAACAAGTATACAATGCGTTCGTAAAAACATTAGGGGACAATGTTTTTATTGATCTTCATATCCACCATTGCAACGTACAGCTGTTTGAAAGCCTCATCAATAATCATCTGGGGGATTATGATTATTATGTAATTATGCCCCATTTTTATGACCAGAAAGAAAAGGCGGTAGAAATTATCAAACAGATCCCTCCTGCACAATTAATCTTGCTGGATAAAGACATTCCTGAAATCAACAGGCCCCATGCTGCTATTTATCAAAACTTTGAGAAAGATATTTATGAGGCGTTATATGAAGCATTACCTTCCTTAAAAAAATATACCAGCCTGGTATATGTGAACCCAGGCATTGTTCCTTATCCACCGGAAATAATGAAAGGCTTCCGGTATTTCTGCCGCACCCAGGACTTTGATTTTTCCATTATAGAAGGTATTGAATCCAACACACCTGTTAAAGCAGGTGAAGCTTATATCGTTATTGAAGAAACAGATCTGGTTAACCTGGTAAAAAACTGCCGCAATAAAGGCCTGGTCATTGGTAAAGATGTGGGGATCGTTTCTTACAATGAAACGCTGTTAAAAGAGATTTTGCTGGATGGTATCACGGTTATTTCTACCGATCATGAGCAAATGGGGATTACTGCGGCCAGGATGATACAGGAAAAACGCAGAGAACTCGTCAAGAATCCTTTTAAACTGATACTGCGCAATTCCCTGTAA
- a CDS encoding heavy metal translocating P-type ATPase: MTQDTLIAPKARQGRKEQEAAASKLVKHTFPVLEMTCAACAVSVESTLKATPGVKEAGVNFANQQAWVTYDESAIDPAGLQTAIRSIGYDLVIDAEDPSAVQEAAQQQHYRQLKMRTIWASVLAFPVMIIGMFFMDMPYGNWISMVLTIPVVFYLGRSFFINAWKQARHGKANMDTLVAMSTGIAFIFSAFNTIYPEFWHQRGMHAHVYYEAAAVVIAFISLGKLLEEKAKSNTSSAIKKLMGLQPKMVRVIMNGEEQEIPVAAVQQGDTIIVRPGERVPVDGVVTGGTSYVDESTITGEPLPAEKKEKDQVFAGTVNQKGSFRFRAEKVGADTVLAQIIKMVQEAQGSKAPVQRLVDKIAGIFVPIVIGIAILTFITWMVAGGDDAFTHALLTAVTVLVIACPCALGLATPTAIMVGVGKGAANNILIKDAESLEMAYKVNAVILDKTGTITEGRPEVTDIKWLSGNQERLRDILYTMELQSEHPLAEAVVTNLKEAGARAVNLQGFQSITGQGVMGVLENEQYYIGNTLLMQEQGITLPTAVSSLVKQWQEGAKTVVYFASKREVLAIVAIADKVKATSKAAIATLKSRGIEVYMLTGDNAHTAAAVAKQVGLTSYKAEVLPGDKAAFVEELQHAGKVVAMVGDGINDSHALAQADVSIAMGKGSDIAMDVAKMTLITSDLQAVPKALQLSKKTVMGIRQNLFWAFIYNIIGIPLAAGILFPINGFLLNPMIAAAAMALSSVSVVSNSLRLNMVKL; the protein is encoded by the coding sequence ATGACACAAGATACATTGATAGCACCTAAAGCAAGGCAGGGCAGAAAAGAACAGGAAGCCGCAGCCAGCAAATTGGTTAAACATACTTTTCCTGTGTTGGAAATGACTTGTGCTGCCTGTGCGGTAAGTGTGGAATCTACCCTGAAGGCAACGCCAGGTGTGAAAGAAGCCGGGGTCAATTTTGCCAATCAGCAAGCCTGGGTAACATATGACGAGTCGGCAATTGATCCGGCAGGGTTACAAACTGCCATAAGGTCAATCGGATATGATCTGGTAATTGACGCTGAAGATCCATCTGCAGTACAGGAAGCTGCACAGCAGCAACATTACCGGCAGCTGAAAATGAGAACGATATGGGCTTCTGTACTGGCATTTCCGGTAATGATCATCGGGATGTTCTTTATGGATATGCCATATGGTAACTGGATTTCAATGGTGCTGACCATACCGGTAGTATTTTACCTCGGACGTAGTTTCTTTATTAACGCATGGAAGCAGGCCAGGCACGGGAAAGCCAATATGGATACCCTGGTAGCGATGAGTACAGGGATTGCATTCATTTTCAGTGCATTTAACACGATCTATCCTGAGTTCTGGCATCAGCGTGGTATGCATGCCCATGTGTATTATGAAGCAGCAGCAGTAGTCATCGCCTTTATCTCCCTGGGGAAATTGTTGGAGGAAAAAGCTAAATCCAATACCTCTTCAGCCATTAAGAAGTTAATGGGACTGCAACCCAAAATGGTAAGAGTGATCATGAATGGTGAGGAGCAGGAGATTCCGGTTGCTGCAGTACAACAGGGAGACACGATTATTGTGCGCCCCGGCGAGCGGGTACCGGTAGACGGGGTAGTAACCGGCGGTACTTCCTATGTAGACGAAAGCACGATTACAGGGGAGCCATTACCAGCAGAAAAGAAAGAAAAAGACCAGGTATTTGCAGGCACTGTAAATCAGAAAGGCAGCTTCAGGTTCAGGGCGGAAAAAGTAGGGGCAGATACGGTGCTGGCGCAAATTATAAAAATGGTGCAGGAGGCACAGGGAAGTAAAGCCCCTGTACAGCGGCTGGTGGATAAAATAGCAGGGATTTTTGTACCCATCGTGATAGGGATTGCCATACTAACCTTTATTACCTGGATGGTAGCAGGAGGAGATGATGCCTTTACGCATGCCTTACTGACGGCAGTAACCGTGTTAGTCATTGCTTGTCCCTGTGCCCTCGGGCTGGCCACACCTACCGCAATTATGGTAGGAGTAGGTAAGGGAGCTGCCAACAATATTTTGATCAAGGATGCGGAAAGTCTGGAAATGGCCTATAAAGTAAATGCAGTCATATTGGACAAAACCGGTACCATTACAGAAGGGCGTCCGGAAGTAACAGATATTAAATGGTTATCAGGTAATCAGGAACGCCTCAGGGATATCCTGTATACAATGGAATTACAATCTGAACATCCATTGGCAGAAGCGGTAGTAACAAACTTAAAGGAAGCCGGAGCACGGGCTGTGAACTTACAGGGATTCCAGAGTATTACCGGCCAGGGAGTGATGGGAGTATTGGAAAATGAGCAGTATTATATAGGTAACACTTTATTAATGCAGGAGCAGGGAATTACCCTCCCCACAGCCGTGAGCAGTTTGGTAAAACAGTGGCAGGAAGGGGCCAAAACGGTGGTGTATTTTGCCAGCAAACGTGAAGTACTCGCGATTGTTGCTATAGCCGATAAAGTAAAAGCTACTTCAAAGGCAGCAATAGCTACGCTAAAAAGCCGGGGAATTGAAGTGTATATGCTTACAGGTGATAATGCACATACAGCAGCAGCGGTAGCCAAACAAGTAGGGTTAACCAGTTATAAAGCAGAGGTATTACCTGGAGATAAAGCCGCCTTTGTAGAGGAGTTACAGCATGCAGGTAAGGTAGTAGCGATGGTAGGAGATGGTATTAACGACAGTCATGCGTTAGCACAGGCAGATGTAAGCATTGCCATGGGAAAAGGCTCAGACATTGCTATGGATGTAGCGAAAATGACCCTCATTACCTCTGATTTGCAAGCAGTGCCTAAAGCATTACAGTTATCAAAGAAAACAGTAATGGGTATACGGCAGAATCTGTTCTGGGCATTTATTTATAACATCATTGGTATACCATTGGCAGCGGGCATCCTATTTCCTATCAATGGATTTTTATTAAATCCTATGATTGCAGCAGCAGCGATGGCCCTGAGTTCAGTGTCAGTAGTAAGTAATAGCCTGAGATTAAATATGGTTAAATTATAA
- a CDS encoding heavy-metal-associated domain-containing protein — translation METLKFKSNIKCEGCLAKVTPLLDEAVGAENWSVDLQSATKTLTVKGNATADKIVAAVQGAGFKAEKE, via the coding sequence ATGGAAACATTAAAATTTAAGAGTAATATCAAATGTGAAGGTTGTTTAGCAAAAGTAACCCCTCTTTTAGATGAAGCAGTAGGAGCAGAGAACTGGAGCGTGGATTTACAGTCAGCCACCAAAACCTTAACCGTAAAAGGTAATGCAACAGCCGATAAAATAGTGGCAGCAGTGCAAGGCGCTGGGTTTAAGGCGGAGAAGGAATAG
- a CDS encoding polysaccharide biosynthesis protein, with product MTQRTWITPSWLILLLDLGCSLIAINLALLLRLNFDLDAYAKYPLTNIMLVVFSVNLLLSLFLRTYRGIVRFTSLADIGRISCLNIISGIVYFNVDASNLLSEAKHIFPLSVILINFFISTFFLLSYRLLVKWIFKYYGSFKNLNRERAAIYNTGHTGLMVRKAISDDPTSEFRVVAFLEDKNAHAGKSLEGLPIYAAQKEQLVKLVRQEKVSVLIIADEQLEATRLNELVEDCLSLDIKVKKVSSVANWINEGTKSIQLKDINIEDLLERSVINIKNEQLSQELKGKSVLVTGAAGSIGSEIVRQLIRYEPSVIVLCDKAESPLHELELEIAEKLTNIPIISYIGNVCDRVRMQQLFEVYAPAIVYHAAAYKHVPMMERNPSIAVMNNVLGTKILAELSVEFGVEKFVMVSTDKAVNPTNVMGASKRIAEIFTQSFNNQINEQYKKTGPVYGLPPTRFITTRFGNVLGSNGSVIPRFKKQLESGGPLTVTHPDITRYFMTIPEACQLVLEAGAMGQGGEIFVFDMGKPMKVVDLARKMIKMAGKEPGRDIQIVYSGLRPGEKLYEELLNNAENTLPTYHEKILIAKVRGYSFSEVDEKVSQLIESAQKHYLTPTVALMKKLVPEFISKNSTYEELDKDRIKM from the coding sequence ATGACGCAGAGAACCTGGATAACCCCGTCGTGGCTAATACTGCTATTAGACTTAGGTTGTTCCTTAATTGCCATCAATCTGGCATTGTTGTTAAGATTGAATTTTGATCTGGATGCTTATGCTAAGTATCCCCTCACTAACATCATGTTGGTGGTATTTAGTGTTAATCTTTTACTATCACTTTTTTTACGTACCTACAGAGGCATAGTAAGGTTTACCAGTTTAGCAGATATTGGCCGGATTTCCTGTTTGAATATTATTAGCGGAATTGTTTATTTTAATGTGGATGCTTCTAATCTTTTAAGTGAAGCAAAACACATTTTTCCTTTATCTGTTATCCTCATCAACTTTTTCATTTCTACTTTCTTCCTCTTGTCTTATAGACTACTTGTTAAATGGATCTTTAAATATTACGGGAGTTTTAAAAACCTGAACAGGGAAAGGGCGGCAATTTATAATACCGGACATACGGGTTTGATGGTTAGAAAAGCTATAAGTGATGATCCTACTTCTGAATTTCGAGTTGTTGCATTTCTGGAAGATAAAAATGCTCATGCTGGAAAATCTTTGGAAGGATTACCTATTTACGCAGCACAAAAGGAACAATTAGTAAAGTTGGTAAGGCAGGAGAAAGTAAGCGTCCTGATTATTGCAGATGAGCAATTGGAGGCCACACGTTTGAATGAGTTAGTAGAAGATTGTTTATCATTAGATATAAAGGTGAAAAAAGTAAGTTCAGTTGCCAATTGGATCAATGAGGGAACTAAAAGCATTCAATTGAAAGACATCAATATTGAGGATTTGTTGGAACGCTCTGTTATAAATATTAAGAATGAGCAATTAAGCCAGGAATTGAAAGGGAAAAGCGTATTGGTGACCGGTGCAGCTGGATCGATAGGGAGTGAAATCGTGCGTCAGCTCATCCGTTATGAGCCTTCTGTAATTGTATTATGTGATAAGGCTGAGTCACCATTGCATGAGTTGGAGCTGGAAATAGCTGAAAAACTTACCAATATTCCTATTATCAGTTATATAGGTAATGTATGTGACAGGGTGCGTATGCAGCAATTGTTTGAGGTGTATGCTCCAGCAATTGTTTATCATGCTGCAGCCTATAAGCATGTTCCAATGATGGAGCGTAATCCATCTATTGCAGTGATGAACAATGTATTGGGAACTAAAATCCTGGCTGAGTTATCCGTAGAATTTGGAGTAGAGAAATTTGTAATGGTTTCTACCGATAAAGCGGTGAATCCGACCAATGTAATGGGAGCTTCTAAAAGGATTGCTGAGATCTTTACACAATCTTTCAATAACCAGATTAATGAGCAATATAAGAAAACAGGGCCCGTTTATGGATTACCTCCTACTAGATTTATTACTACCCGGTTTGGTAATGTACTGGGTTCTAATGGATCTGTTATTCCAAGGTTTAAAAAACAGCTAGAAAGTGGTGGCCCTCTGACTGTTACACATCCTGATATTACGAGATATTTCATGACAATTCCAGAAGCTTGCCAATTGGTATTGGAAGCCGGTGCTATGGGACAAGGGGGGGAAATTTTTGTGTTTGATATGGGAAAACCAATGAAAGTAGTAGATTTGGCCCGGAAAATGATAAAAATGGCTGGTAAGGAACCAGGGCGTGATATTCAGATTGTGTATTCAGGGCTTCGCCCCGGAGAAAAACTTTATGAAGAGTTATTGAATAATGCTGAAAATACGCTCCCCACGTATCATGAAAAGATTTTAATAGCGAAAGTGCGTGGCTATAGCTTTTCTGAGGTTGATGAAAAGGTTAGCCAGCTAATAGAATCAGCTCAAAAGCACTATCTAACACCAACTGTTGCATTGATGAAAAAGTTAGTCCCAGAGTTTATTAGCAAAAATTCTACTTACGAAGAACTGGATAAGGATAGAATAAAAATGTAA
- a CDS encoding polysaccharide biosynthesis/export family protein — MLKMRDTSEEKYSWLFNCLKGQSLFRVGIVAGVCMFMFACSTPRNITYFKDIADTLDSKEVTQAVYKTPTIQVDDILQVSIQTLDPAATTLLNQQNTASWPIIGNSSTSAVAPNTNISGYLVDKDGYIVLPLVGKVMVKGLTTMEVRESLRTKAAEFYKDPVVNVRYANFKITILGEVAKPSTYMMPNEKVTLLDALGIAGDLTIFGKRENVLLIREKDGKKEFARFNLNDSKLFASPYFYLQQGDVVYVEPNKSKVASTDMAQVKRISIMASVLSLLIVVASRVNF; from the coding sequence ATGTTAAAAATGAGGGATACTTCTGAGGAAAAATACTCCTGGTTATTTAATTGTTTAAAAGGCCAATCCTTGTTTAGAGTCGGGATTGTAGCAGGTGTTTGTATGTTTATGTTTGCATGTAGTACACCAAGAAATATTACTTATTTCAAAGATATTGCTGATACACTTGATAGTAAAGAAGTTACTCAAGCTGTCTACAAAACTCCAACCATCCAAGTAGATGACATTTTACAAGTTAGTATCCAGACATTGGATCCTGCAGCTACAACGTTGCTAAACCAACAGAATACCGCCAGCTGGCCTATTATTGGAAATTCAAGTACATCCGCCGTTGCTCCTAACACCAATATTTCGGGATATCTGGTAGATAAAGATGGATATATAGTTTTGCCACTAGTTGGTAAGGTGATGGTAAAGGGGTTAACTACCATGGAAGTGAGGGAGAGTTTACGTACTAAGGCGGCAGAGTTTTACAAAGATCCGGTAGTAAATGTAAGGTATGCAAATTTTAAAATCACCATATTAGGAGAAGTGGCTAAACCCTCTACGTATATGATGCCAAATGAAAAGGTAACCCTATTAGATGCATTAGGTATAGCCGGAGACCTGACTATTTTTGGTAAAAGAGAAAATGTCTTACTGATTCGCGAAAAGGATGGAAAAAAGGAGTTTGCACGGTTTAACCTTAATGATAGTAAACTTTTTGCTTCTCCTTATTTTTATCTCCAACAGGGGGATGTAGTGTATGTTGAGCCCAATAAATCCAAAGTGGCATCAACTGATATGGCTCAGGTAAAAAGGATATCTATAATGGCTTCTGTTTTATCACTTCTTATTGTTGTGGCTTCAAGGGTTAACTTCTAA
- a CDS encoding GumC family protein, with the protein MHDNTHTNGMLHLNNTGTSIEEQSGGIDPRKLFDKLMRNWYWFLVCMIAGVLVAWLYLRYSTASFKVTAKILVQDDKKGGNVPGQEILQQLEMFSSKSNVDNEVEILKSRSLMEKVVKDMQLHVSYFIGGHVKKSEQFEKLPFVFHWQFLKDTLNEANYVLKPLNEEKFILTRENLSKEARWNDTLHLPEGIVRIDRNRLFPLGQKEYLIQVLSVDNAVANYQKLLNVNIPNKQVSTIDLDFVTTIPEKGEKVLNKLIDSYLHASVDDKNRIVDSTIAFIDSRLGLVSEELTGVEKNIQQFKEVNEVADLGEQAKLLVSSTSDFIKQLTDQQVRYSVVESLEQYMKDEKNNKRIVPSSLIVQDPTFVALVGKYNTLQLERERQLISSTESNPFIKVIDEQLAGLRKDLQNNLSSLKQGIKVSIDELQRNSNVLTQKIRQVPGKERIFLDYSRQQTVKQELYLFLLKKREESAISKSSNIAIASIIDGAKSEALPFKPKRSMIYILGLIVGLAIPALWLYLRDLLNIRIQNKQDITTGTPVAILAEIGHSDEKALIVTGKDARSPISEQFRALRTNMQFVLSGVDQKVILLTSSMSGEGKSFVSTNLASVLAVSGKKVVLMEMDLRKPKISENLGITNATGFSTYAIGKVSYENLIKPSGIHENFWIITSGPIPPNPAELLLMEQTEKLFIELRKHFDYIIIDSAPIGLVTDAQLLGRVADATLYIVRQNFTLKQQLQLTKDLYIQKKLPKLNIVVNDVQAGGSYGYGYGYGYGYGYGITEEPKGVLSKIKRTLINK; encoded by the coding sequence ATGCATGATAATACACATACAAATGGTATGCTTCATTTAAACAATACGGGAACTTCTATTGAAGAACAGTCGGGTGGAATCGATCCAAGGAAGTTGTTTGATAAACTAATGAGAAATTGGTATTGGTTTTTAGTTTGTATGATTGCTGGTGTTTTGGTTGCTTGGCTATACTTGCGTTATTCAACTGCATCATTTAAAGTAACAGCTAAGATATTAGTACAGGATGATAAAAAGGGGGGGAATGTACCGGGACAAGAGATTCTGCAGCAACTTGAAATGTTTTCCAGTAAAAGTAATGTTGATAATGAAGTAGAAATACTTAAATCTCGGTCTTTAATGGAGAAAGTGGTAAAGGATATGCAGTTGCATGTAAGTTATTTCATTGGAGGACATGTGAAAAAATCAGAACAGTTTGAAAAACTCCCATTTGTATTTCATTGGCAATTTTTAAAAGATACACTTAATGAAGCTAATTATGTATTAAAACCACTTAATGAAGAAAAATTTATACTAACAAGGGAAAATCTTTCAAAAGAAGCACGGTGGAATGATACTTTGCATCTACCTGAAGGAATTGTTAGAATAGATCGTAATAGGTTGTTTCCATTGGGACAGAAAGAATACCTCATTCAAGTGTTGTCAGTTGATAACGCAGTAGCGAATTATCAAAAACTCCTTAATGTTAATATCCCCAATAAGCAGGTAAGCACTATTGACCTTGATTTCGTAACAACAATCCCTGAGAAAGGAGAGAAAGTACTTAATAAATTAATTGATAGTTATCTCCATGCCAGTGTGGACGATAAAAATCGCATTGTTGATAGTACAATAGCATTTATTGATAGCAGATTAGGGCTTGTCAGTGAAGAATTGACGGGGGTGGAAAAAAATATACAACAGTTTAAAGAGGTGAATGAAGTAGCTGATCTCGGAGAACAGGCCAAATTATTAGTTTCAAGTACCTCTGATTTTATTAAACAGCTAACAGACCAACAAGTTCGTTACAGCGTGGTTGAATCTTTAGAACAGTATATGAAAGATGAGAAGAATAATAAACGTATAGTGCCCTCTTCTCTTATTGTTCAGGACCCAACCTTTGTTGCACTGGTAGGTAAATATAATACATTACAACTGGAACGTGAACGTCAGCTGATATCCAGTACTGAATCAAACCCTTTTATTAAAGTAATTGATGAACAATTGGCTGGCTTACGAAAAGATTTACAGAATAATTTGAGTTCATTGAAACAGGGAATAAAAGTAAGTATAGATGAATTACAACGAAATTCTAATGTACTGACTCAGAAAATACGGCAGGTTCCTGGTAAAGAAAGAATTTTTTTGGATTATTCTCGTCAACAAACAGTAAAGCAGGAGCTATATCTGTTTCTCCTTAAGAAAAGAGAAGAGTCTGCAATCTCAAAATCTTCAAATATTGCAATTGCAAGTATAATAGATGGAGCAAAAAGTGAGGCATTACCTTTTAAGCCTAAGCGTTCGATGATATACATATTAGGACTTATAGTAGGCCTTGCAATACCAGCGCTTTGGCTCTATTTAAGGGATCTATTAAATATTCGGATCCAAAATAAGCAAGATATCACAACCGGTACTCCTGTAGCCATTTTAGCTGAAATTGGACATAGCGATGAGAAGGCCTTAATCGTAACAGGGAAAGATGCGCGGAGTCCAATATCAGAACAATTCCGCGCTTTACGTACAAACATGCAGTTTGTGCTTTCAGGTGTTGACCAAAAAGTAATACTGCTTACTTCTAGTATGAGTGGAGAAGGAAAGTCTTTTGTTTCAACGAATTTAGCTTCTGTTTTAGCTGTTTCGGGTAAAAAAGTAGTGCTAATGGAAATGGACTTAAGGAAGCCTAAAATATCTGAGAATTTAGGAATTACAAACGCGACTGGTTTTAGCACTTATGCTATTGGTAAGGTTTCGTACGAAAACCTGATTAAACCTTCTGGTATTCATGAAAATTTTTGGATTATCACTTCAGGTCCTATTCCGCCTAATCCTGCAGAATTATTGTTGATGGAGCAGACAGAAAAGCTGTTTATTGAGTTGCGCAAGCATTTTGATTATATTATTATTGATTCTGCACCAATAGGCTTAGTGACTGATGCTCAGCTCTTAGGCAGAGTCGCTGATGCGACACTTTATATAGTTCGCCAGAATTTCACATTGAAACAACAATTACAATTAACAAAGGATTTATATATACAAAAAAAATTGCCTAAATTAAATATTGTTGTAAATGATGTCCAGGCAGGGGGGAGCTATGGTTATGGATATGGTTATGGATATGGTTATGGATATGGAATAACTGAGGAACCTAAGGGGGTCTTATCGAAGATTAAAAGGACACTGATCAATAAATAA
- a CDS encoding nucleotide sugar dehydrogenase, with protein MSNNGKLNRIENASIAIIGLGYVGLPLALEFGKKYDVLGFDIDEKRVKELGSGEDRTKEANIEELKRVIALKKEDKKGHIGLHFSSNVEDLRSYNTFIVTVPTPIDQFKAPDLKPLLKASEMLGRILKQGDLVIYESTVYPGCTEEDCVPVLERVSGLKFNKDFFAGYSPERINPGDKINTLTKIKKVTSGSTPEIASRVDDLYRSIIDAGTHKASCIKVAEASKAIENAQRDVNISFVNELALIFDRMGIDTNDVIEAAGTKWNFLKYRPGLVGGHCIGVDPYYLAHKAESLGYHPQVILSGRRVNDHVGHFVANKVVKLMIEKDHKIKGSKALIMGVTFKENCPDVRNTRVVDIYHELVQFGLNVDIYDPWADANEVAHEYGLKVVGKLEENVVYDAIVVAVAHNEFLTFDYQKMKRNNGVLFDTKGCLDRRIVDGRL; from the coding sequence ATGAGCAACAACGGAAAGTTAAACAGAATTGAAAACGCCAGTATTGCCATTATAGGCCTGGGCTATGTTGGTTTACCCCTGGCTCTTGAATTTGGTAAAAAGTATGATGTTCTTGGCTTTGATATAGATGAGAAAAGAGTGAAGGAACTAGGAAGTGGGGAGGATAGAACGAAAGAAGCAAATATAGAAGAACTGAAAAGAGTTATTGCTTTAAAAAAAGAGGACAAAAAGGGGCATATAGGGCTACATTTTTCTTCTAATGTGGAAGACCTTAGAAGTTATAATACTTTTATTGTAACTGTCCCAACGCCCATTGATCAATTTAAAGCACCGGACCTCAAGCCACTCTTAAAAGCTTCCGAAATGCTTGGGCGAATTTTGAAGCAGGGAGATCTTGTAATCTATGAATCTACAGTTTATCCGGGTTGCACAGAAGAAGATTGTGTACCAGTACTTGAGAGGGTATCTGGTTTGAAATTCAATAAAGATTTCTTTGCTGGTTACTCACCTGAAAGAATCAATCCGGGAGACAAAATAAATACGCTCACTAAAATTAAAAAAGTTACCAGTGGCTCAACTCCTGAAATTGCCAGCCGAGTAGATGATCTCTATCGTTCTATTATTGATGCAGGAACACACAAGGCTTCCTGCATTAAGGTTGCTGAAGCTTCTAAAGCAATTGAAAATGCACAACGGGATGTGAATATTTCATTTGTTAATGAATTGGCACTTATTTTCGATCGAATGGGGATTGATACTAATGATGTTATTGAGGCTGCCGGTACCAAATGGAATTTTCTCAAATATAGACCTGGTTTAGTGGGAGGCCATTGTATTGGGGTTGATCCTTATTATTTGGCTCATAAAGCTGAATCCTTAGGTTACCACCCACAGGTAATTTTATCAGGCAGGCGGGTAAATGATCATGTTGGACATTTTGTGGCCAATAAAGTGGTAAAGTTAATGATTGAGAAAGATCATAAAATAAAAGGATCCAAGGCGCTGATAATGGGTGTAACATTTAAGGAGAATTGTCCTGATGTACGTAACACAAGAGTAGTAGATATTTATCATGAATTAGTTCAGTTTGGCTTGAATGTGGATATTTATGACCCATGGGCAGACGCAAATGAAGTGGCACATGAATATGGCTTGAAAGTAGTTGGTAAACTTGAGGAGAATGTAGTGTATGATGCAATTGTTGTTGCAGTTGCGCATAATGAGTTTTTAACTTTCGACTATCAGAAAATGAAACGTAATAATGGGGTGCTTTTTGATACAAAAGGATGTTTAGACCGTCGAATAGTAGATGGTCGGCTATAA